A window of Pedobacter lusitanus contains these coding sequences:
- a CDS encoding efflux RND transporter periplasmic adaptor subunit codes for MKKILINVLLIALTGSFLVSCQHSTQPAEEETVSPETPVQVVTIANAGLSEDVILNATSTYLEKSFVKANTNGYLQSSAIQPGTVVSSNQVLFKIMTKEARAIGNSINQLDPGFKFSGISTIRAEKSGYVIQVNHQKGDYVQDGEALATLINQSSLVFLLDLPYEMRGVLLQHKTLELTLPDGEKLKGEVTSALPAVDSLAQTQRMIIKVNATHPIPENLIAKVKVVKSAVSNVQVLPKSAVLTNETEDEFWVMKMINDSTAVKTVVKKGMEDGKSIQIVSPVFSAKDRLITIGNYGLADTAKVKITK; via the coding sequence ATGAAAAAGATACTGATTAACGTTTTACTCATCGCTTTAACCGGGAGCTTCCTGGTTTCCTGTCAGCATAGTACACAGCCGGCAGAAGAAGAAACTGTGAGCCCGGAAACACCGGTACAGGTAGTGACTATCGCTAATGCCGGGCTGAGTGAGGATGTTATCCTGAATGCTACTTCAACCTATCTGGAAAAGAGCTTTGTAAAAGCGAATACCAATGGTTATCTGCAAAGTTCGGCTATACAGCCGGGGACAGTGGTCAGCAGTAACCAGGTCCTATTTAAGATCATGACTAAAGAAGCACGGGCAATAGGTAATTCGATTAATCAGCTTGATCCCGGATTTAAGTTCTCAGGAATTTCTACTATCCGTGCAGAAAAAAGTGGTTATGTCATACAGGTTAATCATCAGAAAGGAGATTATGTACAGGATGGCGAAGCTCTGGCTACGCTCATCAATCAGTCGAGCCTGGTATTTCTGCTGGATTTACCTTATGAAATGCGTGGGGTTCTCCTTCAGCATAAAACACTGGAACTTACATTGCCTGATGGAGAAAAACTGAAAGGTGAAGTAACATCGGCTCTGCCTGCAGTAGATTCTTTAGCACAGACACAGCGCATGATCATTAAAGTAAATGCTACGCATCCGATCCCTGAAAACCTGATTGCAAAGGTAAAAGTGGTTAAATCTGCTGTTTCGAATGTACAGGTATTGCCTAAATCGGCTGTGCTGACTAATGAAACTGAAGATGAATTCTGGGTTATGAAAATGATTAATGACTCTACAGCAGTGAAAACGGTGGTGAAAAAAGGTATGGAAGACGGGAAATCAATTCAGATTGTATCACCGGTTTTTTCAGCAAAGGACCGGCTGATTACTATAGGAAACTACGGACTGGCAGACACGGCGAAAGTTAAAATCACTAAATGA
- a CDS encoding EamA family transporter translates to MWWIYALLSAFFAALTAILAKIGIKGIDSNLATAIRTVVILLLAWAIVFFRNDHQGISSLTRQNWTFLLLSGLATGLSWIFYFKALQMGKVSQVAPVDKTSVAIAILLSVVFLGEPLTLKTAIAVLLIIGGTIILIFQ, encoded by the coding sequence ATGTGGTGGATTTATGCTTTATTATCAGCTTTCTTTGCAGCACTGACAGCCATACTGGCTAAAATTGGAATTAAAGGAATAGATTCCAATCTGGCTACCGCGATCAGAACGGTGGTTATTTTATTATTAGCCTGGGCAATTGTATTCTTCAGGAATGATCATCAGGGAATTTCCAGTCTGACCAGGCAGAACTGGACCTTTCTGCTCTTATCCGGACTGGCTACCGGTCTATCCTGGATTTTCTACTTTAAAGCTTTGCAAATGGGTAAAGTTTCGCAGGTTGCTCCTGTAGACAAAACAAGTGTAGCCATAGCGATTTTATTATCAGTTGTCTTTCTTGGTGAACCACTGACTTTAAAAACCGCGATTGCCGTATTGCTGATTATCGGAGGAACTATCATTCTTATTTTTCAATAA
- a CDS encoding YncE family protein, whose product MKKTAALAILLFNLSAGTTLFAQTKTGIHLLNSHKVSGDDGWDYLLADHAQNKLYISHGTQVNMINATTGDSVGILKNTPGVHGIALIPELKKGYTSNGKSGECTVFNSHTNAVLGKIKVGDNPDAIFYDDFSKKLFVFNGRSQNASIIDPVKDQVIATIPLGGKPETGVSDGKGNVYVNLEDKNEVVCIDAQTFKVIRRYKLAGGEEPSGLAIDRLTSRLFVGCSNKVLLVLDAPTGKKIASLPIGEGSDGVAFDPQLKFIYSANGEGTLTVIKEISADKYAVLENVKTRKGARTLALDYTSHHIFLPTAELIPAAAGQKPGRVPGTFNVLTFGK is encoded by the coding sequence ATGAAAAAGACGGCAGCCTTAGCCATACTTCTATTTAATCTTAGTGCAGGAACAACCTTATTTGCACAGACAAAGACAGGAATTCATCTGTTGAACAGCCATAAAGTAAGTGGTGATGACGGATGGGATTATTTGCTGGCAGATCATGCACAAAACAAGCTGTACATTTCGCATGGTACCCAAGTCAACATGATCAATGCAACCACAGGAGATTCTGTTGGCATACTTAAAAACACGCCCGGAGTACATGGTATCGCCCTGATCCCTGAATTAAAAAAAGGATATACCAGCAATGGTAAATCCGGAGAGTGCACTGTCTTTAACAGCCATACCAATGCAGTACTGGGAAAGATAAAAGTCGGGGATAATCCTGATGCTATCTTTTATGATGATTTTTCAAAAAAACTATTTGTCTTTAATGGCCGTAGTCAGAATGCCAGTATAATAGATCCGGTAAAAGACCAGGTGATTGCTACCATACCACTGGGGGGTAAACCAGAAACAGGTGTATCAGACGGAAAGGGAAATGTCTATGTCAATTTAGAAGATAAAAATGAAGTGGTCTGCATAGATGCACAGACCTTTAAAGTGATCAGACGTTACAAATTAGCCGGTGGCGAAGAACCATCAGGCCTGGCTATTGACAGGTTAACTTCCCGCCTGTTTGTCGGCTGTTCCAATAAAGTACTGCTGGTTCTGGATGCACCAACCGGTAAAAAAATTGCTTCATTACCTATCGGCGAAGGCAGCGATGGAGTTGCTTTTGATCCGCAGCTCAAATTCATTTACAGTGCCAACGGAGAAGGCACACTGACTGTCATCAAAGAAATAAGTGCAGATAAATATGCTGTACTTGAAAATGTAAAAACCAGAAAAGGAGCCCGTACCCTGGCATTAGATTACACCAGTCATCATATATTCCTGCCAACAGCAGAACTGATACCAGCTGCAGCAGGTCAGAAACCAGGACGTGTTCCGGGAACATTCAATGTATTAACATTCGGCAAATAA
- a CDS encoding efflux RND transporter permease subunit, with the protein MKNFFISHKNPLVVVLILILAGGLFSYQHLKTSLFPEITFPKIKIIADAELQPVNQMMITVTRPLENAVKQVPDLHLIRSTTSRGSCEISAYMNWNADIDLSQQRIESQIEKIRNSLPPGVNLSVEKMNPSILPVSGYTLESHTQSPIALKKLATYTIKPFLSQVDGVSEIRVIGGKDKEYWIQLDRQKMSALSVSPDLLNTVLTQTNFIKSNGYLSDYNYLYLSITDATLKTKTDLENLIISKKNNRIVRVKDIGEVKIQEGVAYTRINANGKDAILVAVIKQPNANLVDLSTQMQEKIIELRKILPAGVTIKPYYQQADFVEASVRSVSDSLLIGLALAIIVAIIFLRSVKASATILITIPITLCLTVIVLYGIGYSLNIMTLGAIAAAIGLIIDDAIVVVEQIHRTHEEHPEEPTVNLLKKAIDYLFPAMLGSSVSTIVIFVPFVLMTGVAGSYFQVMTNTMIITLVCSFFVTWIGLPVVYLLLTKDSSSNSVKAAVHQVHQQNWVYYFIKKPWISYLAMAVLAVIIFFILPRLETGFLPEMDEGSVVVDYTSPPGTSLQETDRMLREVEKLIVKIPEVQTYSRRTGTQMGFFITEPNTGDYLIQLKADRKRSTDEVISDIRSKIQASQPALVIDFGQVIGDMLGDLMSSTQPIEVKIFGNEQDKLKELSKQVAELTGKVTGTADVFNGIVIAGPSINIQPDFALLSQYGITPGDFQFQVQNALQGNVIGNIYDQQQLTPIRMIYPGSRQFGVTDISKLQLFLPGGGVVPIEHLAQVNIKAGDAEIKRENLQSIGVVTARLESRDLGSVMADIQKEISAKINLPAGYHIEYGGAYAEQQQSFKELLTILIASSLLVFSVILFLFKDFKIAFIILTISLLGISGSYLALYLTHTPLNVGSYTGLIMIVGIIGENAIFTFLQFKESLLDKTVDEAIVYSISTRLRPKLMTALGAIIALLPLALGIGAGAQMHQPLAIAVIGGFIIALPLLLIILPSMVRRFYHAK; encoded by the coding sequence ATGAAGAACTTTTTTATTTCGCATAAGAATCCGCTCGTTGTCGTGCTGATCCTTATCCTGGCAGGAGGATTGTTCTCCTATCAGCACTTAAAGACTTCATTGTTTCCGGAGATTACTTTTCCTAAAATAAAGATTATTGCTGACGCTGAATTGCAGCCGGTAAATCAGATGATGATTACGGTAACCAGGCCGCTGGAAAATGCAGTTAAACAAGTGCCGGATTTGCACCTGATCAGAAGTACAACCAGCAGAGGAAGTTGCGAGATCTCTGCTTATATGAACTGGAATGCAGATATTGATTTAAGTCAGCAAAGAATTGAATCTCAGATAGAGAAGATCAGAAATAGCCTGCCGCCCGGAGTAAATCTTTCGGTAGAAAAAATGAATCCTTCTATTCTTCCGGTGAGTGGTTATACGCTGGAAAGTCATACACAGTCTCCTATAGCTTTAAAAAAACTGGCTACTTATACCATCAAACCATTTTTATCACAGGTGGACGGAGTCTCTGAAATCAGGGTGATCGGTGGAAAGGATAAGGAGTACTGGATTCAGCTGGACCGGCAAAAGATGAGTGCTTTGTCTGTCAGTCCTGATCTGCTGAATACTGTTTTAACGCAGACAAATTTTATAAAGTCGAACGGATATTTATCAGATTATAACTATCTGTATTTATCCATTACCGATGCAACGCTTAAAACAAAAACAGATCTTGAAAATCTGATTATCAGTAAAAAAAACAACAGGATTGTCCGTGTAAAAGATATAGGAGAGGTTAAGATACAGGAAGGGGTAGCTTATACACGGATCAACGCAAATGGTAAAGATGCAATCCTGGTAGCAGTAATTAAACAGCCTAATGCCAATCTGGTTGATTTATCTACTCAGATGCAGGAGAAAATCATTGAGCTTAGAAAAATACTGCCTGCAGGGGTGACGATTAAACCTTATTATCAGCAGGCAGATTTTGTAGAAGCATCAGTGAGAAGTGTGAGTGATAGTTTACTGATCGGGCTTGCTCTGGCAATTATTGTGGCAATTATCTTTTTGCGTTCTGTGAAAGCAAGTGCAACGATACTGATCACGATTCCCATTACCCTGTGCTTAACAGTGATTGTACTGTATGGGATAGGGTATTCGCTGAATATTATGACTCTGGGTGCTATTGCGGCAGCTATAGGGCTGATTATTGATGATGCAATTGTAGTGGTTGAGCAGATTCACCGTACCCATGAGGAGCATCCGGAAGAGCCTACCGTTAACCTGCTTAAAAAAGCTATAGATTATCTGTTTCCGGCTATGCTGGGATCTTCGGTCAGTACAATTGTAATTTTTGTTCCCTTTGTGCTGATGACCGGCGTTGCAGGATCTTATTTCCAGGTGATGACCAATACGATGATTATTACCCTGGTCTGTTCGTTTTTTGTAACCTGGATTGGTTTACCGGTAGTGTATTTACTGCTAACCAAAGACTCTTCGTCGAATTCGGTGAAAGCTGCGGTACACCAGGTGCATCAGCAGAACTGGGTTTATTATTTTATTAAAAAGCCCTGGATCAGTTATCTTGCTATGGCTGTTTTAGCAGTTATTATCTTTTTCATTCTGCCCCGGCTGGAAACTGGATTTTTACCGGAAATGGATGAGGGGAGTGTCGTAGTTGATTATACCTCTCCTCCGGGTACTTCTTTGCAGGAGACAGACAGAATGCTGCGCGAGGTAGAGAAACTAATTGTTAAAATACCGGAAGTGCAGACTTATTCGCGCAGGACAGGTACACAAATGGGTTTTTTTATAACTGAACCTAATACCGGAGATTATCTGATCCAGCTAAAGGCAGATAGAAAGAGGAGCACTGATGAGGTGATCAGTGATATCCGGTCTAAAATACAGGCCTCTCAGCCAGCTTTGGTCATTGATTTTGGACAGGTGATAGGAGATATGTTGGGTGATTTAATGAGTTCTACTCAACCTATTGAGGTTAAGATATTTGGAAATGAGCAGGATAAACTGAAAGAACTCTCCAAACAGGTAGCTGAACTGACGGGGAAAGTGACCGGAACTGCGGATGTATTTAACGGGATTGTAATTGCCGGCCCATCTATAAATATACAGCCTGATTTTGCGCTGCTTTCACAATATGGAATCACACCTGGAGATTTTCAGTTTCAGGTCCAAAATGCCTTACAGGGAAATGTAATTGGTAATATATATGATCAGCAGCAGCTTACGCCAATCCGGATGATTTATCCGGGAAGCAGGCAGTTTGGTGTGACTGATATCAGTAAACTTCAGCTGTTTTTACCAGGAGGCGGGGTAGTACCTATTGAACATCTTGCTCAGGTGAATATTAAAGCGGGGGATGCAGAAATCAAGCGGGAAAATCTGCAGTCAATTGGCGTAGTCACTGCAAGGCTGGAGTCCAGAGATCTGGGAAGTGTAATGGCTGATATTCAGAAAGAAATTAGTGCGAAAATCAATTTACCTGCAGGTTATCATATTGAATACGGCGGTGCTTATGCAGAGCAGCAGCAATCTTTTAAAGAGCTTTTAACTATCCTGATTGCTTCAAGTTTACTGGTATTCTCAGTGATTCTGTTTCTTTTTAAAGATTTTAAAATTGCATTTATTATCCTGACTATCTCTCTGCTGGGTATTTCGGGAAGTTACCTGGCTTTATATTTAACCCATACTCCATTAAATGTGGGTAGTTATACCGGTCTGATTATGATTGTAGGGATTATTGGAGAGAATGCCATTTTTACCTTTCTGCAGTTTAAAGAGTCTTTACTGGATAAAACTGTGGATGAGGCAATTGTTTATTCTATATCTACCAGATTAAGACCTAAACTGATGACTGCTCTGGGAGCTATTATAGCCTTGCTGCCTCTGGCTTTGGGAATTGGTGCCGGTGCGCAGATGCATCAGCCTTTAGCGATAGCCGTAATTGGTGGTTTTATCATTGCTCTGCCTTTACTGCTGATTATTTTACCAAGTATGGTCCGGAGATTTTACCACGCAAAATAA